One genomic window of Haliotis asinina isolate JCU_RB_2024 chromosome 4, JCU_Hal_asi_v2, whole genome shotgun sequence includes the following:
- the LOC137282360 gene encoding uncharacterized protein has translation MGKTGVFILILFLRVSKDRIQATSGCETVQYTHVTTFDNQLFSRWLLWTRSSVNRNECASFCLLVTTCVTFQVNSEGTLCRGYAVAFNENSVSESAPGYMLYVTEKAQGFIGSTCQNNADCSLASSLCVNSECMCDPGLSFSPQLKSCVSTCTEYGPHYTTIRGYYIGGNNMATYTGVTEQQCMDHCTTHTAFVCRSADRRASDGRCDLTTKTLLTVSSSDYRIESDSTIIAQFSRDCKA, from the exons ATGGGGAAAACAGGCGTTTTCATCTTGATTCTATTTCTACGTGTTTCGAAAGACAGAATTCAAGCCACTTCAGGATGCGAAACTGTCCAATACACACATGTCACGACGTTTGACAATCAGCTGTTTTCAAGGTGGTTGTTGTGGACAAGATCATCAGTGAACAGAAATGAATGTGCCTCCTTTTGTCTCCTAGTGACAACTTGCGTCACCTTTCAAGTGAACTCAGAAGGAACACTATGTCGAGGCTATGCAGTCGCCTTTAACGAGAACTCTGTAAGTGAATCAGCCCCGGGATATATGCTGTATGTGACAGAAAAAG CTCAAGGCTTTATTGGATCTACGTGTCAGAACAATGCAGACTGTTCCCTGGCTAGCTCCCTCTGTGTTAACTCCGAGTGCATGTGTGACCCCGGCCTTTCATTCTCACCTCAACTGAAGTCATGTGTTTCAA CTTGTACAGAGTACGGTCCTCATTACACTACAATACGTGGCTATTATATCGGCGGAAACAACATGGCTACCTACACCGGGGTGACTGAACAACAGTGCATGGACCACTGCACCACCCACACCGCCTTTGTCTGTCGATCAGCTGACAGGCGTGCTTCTGACGGGAGATGTGACCTCACCACCAAAACGCTCCTGACTGTTTCCTCATCTGACTACAGAATAGAATCTGATTCTACAATAATTGCCCAGTTTTCAAGAGATTGCAAAGCATGA
- the LOC137280852 gene encoding uncharacterized protein: protein MYSDTDALSQKVDDIDSRIEKQDADIDKLEAFSRRDNIVFHGLAESQDESFNKCKDTVVSVLNNFVKARHWVRPDIICAHRIGKKQTYQERPRPLIARFSLIEDKITVLKHRDNLRVGNIGVANDLTKLQRETLADLKSKGQIAFYKNGNLITRPGNPDKSVSNRTRRYAFAARKGTSASAAASASTPTPIPESLYRPGDLPPSGTGISADRNVPMDGS from the coding sequence ATGTACAGCGACACTGATGCACTTAGCCAGAAAGTTGACGATATTGATTCTCGTATCGAGAAACAAGATGCTGATATTGATAAGCTCGAAGCCTTCAGCCGCCGAGATAACATCGTCTTTCATGGTCTTGCAGAATCACAAGACGAGTCATTTAATAAATGTAAGGATACGGTGGTTTCAGTGCTTAACAACTTCGTAAAAGCTAGGCACTGGGTGAGACCTGACATTATATGTGCGCATCGAAtcggaaaaaaacaaacatatcaagAGAGACCACGCCCTCTCATAGCTCGGTTTTCTCTGATAGAGGACAAGATTACTGTTTTGAAGCATCGTGATAATCTCAGAGTAGGTAACATCGGTGTTGCAAATGACCTTACAAAGCTTCAAAGGGAAACACTTGCTGATTTGAAAAGCAAGGGTCAAATTGCATTCTACAAGAATGGTAACCTGATCACGAGACCAGGCAATCCTGACAAGTCGGTATCGAACAGGACGCGCAGATATGCCTTTGCTGCTAGAAAAGGAACTTCAGCGTCAGCAGCTGCGTCTGCGTCTACGCCTACACCAATACCGGAGTCACTATATCGACCTGGAGACCTGCCTCCCTCCGGCACAGGGATATCTGCTGACCGCAACGTCCCAATGGATGGGAGCTAG